In the genome of Leeuwenhoekiella sp. MAR_2009_132, one region contains:
- a CDS encoding metal-dependent hydrolase, with protein MDSLTQIVLGATVGEAVLGKKVGNKAMLYGAIAGTIPDLDTLVGKFLDPLTAIEIHRGISHSIVFSIAMAPLLGWLVSKIHKKAEASWKNWSWLFFWGLVTHPLLDAHTTWGTQLFWPFDLRLAYQNIFVIDPLYTVPFLIFLILAMRLPKTSAKRRKFNRLGLIVSSAYMILTLILKWVSFKKFEQALADENIEYTELDTRPAAFNTILWYANIDVGAYYLLADYSFFDSKPITFKRVSKNRELLGDLQNSETVKRLSNIAEGWYAIEDKEGDLYFNDLRFGTYDLNAENLSFVFSYQLIPNEFDDLTIEEAQRDPEAMKQVLSSLWNRIWGN; from the coding sequence ATGGATTCATTGACTCAAATTGTTCTGGGAGCTACAGTGGGTGAGGCCGTCTTAGGTAAAAAAGTAGGCAATAAAGCAATGCTTTACGGTGCCATTGCCGGTACGATTCCCGATTTAGATACTCTTGTAGGTAAATTTTTAGATCCCTTAACGGCTATAGAAATTCATCGCGGTATCAGTCATTCTATTGTTTTTAGTATAGCGATGGCGCCATTGCTGGGGTGGCTGGTTTCTAAAATCCATAAAAAAGCTGAAGCAAGTTGGAAAAACTGGTCCTGGCTTTTTTTCTGGGGCCTGGTAACACATCCACTACTCGACGCGCATACCACCTGGGGAACGCAACTCTTCTGGCCATTTGATTTACGACTGGCCTATCAGAATATTTTTGTTATCGATCCGCTGTACACGGTACCTTTTTTAATCTTTTTAATTCTTGCGATGCGTTTGCCAAAAACTTCCGCGAAGCGCAGAAAATTTAATCGTCTGGGACTCATAGTGAGTTCGGCCTATATGATACTTACCCTAATTTTAAAATGGGTAAGCTTTAAGAAATTTGAGCAGGCATTGGCAGATGAGAATATAGAATATACAGAACTCGACACACGGCCGGCGGCATTTAATACCATTTTGTGGTACGCAAATATTGACGTAGGTGCGTATTATCTTTTAGCTGATTATTCTTTTTTTGATTCTAAACCCATAACCTTTAAACGTGTTTCTAAGAACCGGGAGCTCTTAGGAGATTTGCAAAACTCAGAAACGGTTAAGAGACTCAGTAATATTGCCGAAGGTTGGTATGCTATAGAAGACAAAGAGGGCGACTTGTATTTTAATGATTTGCGCTTTGGTACATATGATTTAAATGCTGAAAATTTAAGTTTTGTATTCAGCTATCAACTTATACCTAATGAATTTGATGATCTTACTATTGAAGAAGCACAACGCGATCCTGAAGCTATGAAACAAGTTTTAAGCAGTCTGTGGAACAGAATCTGGGGAAATTAG